A genomic segment from Terriglobia bacterium encodes:
- a CDS encoding DUF72 domain-containing protein — protein sequence MAGSNTQAQTSQRDNAGSPRIYVGTSGWAYKVWQPAFYPPKLAQSKYLQHYSTRLNTVEVNYTFRHLLTEKTIANWLQQTPESFKFVVKANQRITHIKRLMDVDDALSAFVSSVSSLERSGRLGPVLFQLPPNLKASPEVLDAFLGKLPKGLRAAFEFRHESWLADQISDILRRHGAALCVAESDEFTTPEVHTAPFVYYRFRRSHYTETARKALAQRVMTTSSQGKEVFGFFKHEERPESPLWAVELLESTRNEAGHCCHAEEQSGKASI from the coding sequence ATGGCCGGATCAAATACTCAGGCACAGACTTCGCAACGCGATAACGCCGGGAGCCCGCGTATTTACGTCGGCACCTCTGGCTGGGCCTACAAGGTCTGGCAGCCCGCGTTCTATCCGCCGAAGCTGGCGCAATCGAAGTACCTGCAGCACTACTCGACGCGCCTGAACACGGTCGAAGTCAACTACACCTTCCGGCACCTGCTCACTGAAAAGACGATTGCGAACTGGCTGCAGCAGACTCCGGAGAGTTTCAAGTTCGTCGTGAAAGCCAACCAGCGGATCACGCACATCAAGCGCCTGATGGATGTCGACGACGCTCTGAGCGCGTTCGTCTCCTCGGTTTCATCGTTGGAGCGATCTGGCCGATTAGGTCCTGTTCTCTTTCAGTTACCGCCAAACCTGAAAGCATCTCCTGAGGTGCTGGACGCGTTTCTCGGCAAGCTGCCGAAGGGCCTTCGTGCCGCATTCGAATTCCGTCACGAGAGCTGGCTGGCTGATCAGATCAGCGATATTTTGAGGCGGCATGGCGCGGCGCTCTGCGTAGCCGAAAGCGACGAGTTCACCACACCGGAGGTGCACACGGCCCCCTTCGTCTATTACCGTTTTCGCCGGTCCCACTACACCGAGACCGCTCGCAAGGCACTGGCACAACGAGTTATGACCACCTCTTCGCAGGGTAAAGAGGTCTTCGGATTCTTCAAACATGAAGAGCGTCCGGAAAGCCCGCTGTGGGCTGTGGAGTTGCTGGAGAGCACACGGAATGAAGCAGGTCATTGCTGTCACGCTGAGGAGCAGAGCGGCAAGGCGTCCATTTGA
- a CDS encoding DEAD/DEAH box helicase, with translation MPFPEPVRAAVSATTGEAGIEREAPLIIPETLAWAHPLVAEWFVRKFGTPTEPQIEGWPCILSGRPTLISAPTGSGKTLAAFLACIDRLVRKALSGELRDHTEVLYISPLKALGNDVQRNLEGPLGEIQAMAGARGVLMPTIRTAVRTGDTLIVERQRMLRKPPHILVTTPESLYILLTSDRGRGMLRAVDTVIVDEIHAVADDKRGAHLALSLERLDHLIEQSQLPKPIRIGLSATQKPIETVADFLYPGQPHDLVVSDDQGPITGVIPVTAKRKQHRSVAIVDVGHRRKMDLALEVPSTELGPVASNEMWGEIYDRLVALANEHRSTLIFVNTRRLAERVAFHLAERMGEENVAAHHGSLSRKIRLTAERKLKNGEIRVLVATASLELGIDVGFVDLVCQIGSPRAIAVALQRIGRAGHWRGAVPKGRIFATTRDELMECAALVRAIKHGDLDHLMIPEAPLDILAQQIVATCASDEWDEGALYDLVRRAYPYRSLSREDYAKILTMLSEGIAARRGRYGAYLYRDQVNHRLRARRGARLAAITSGGAIPETALFSVVSMPEGITVGTVDEDFATESNAGDIFLLGNTSWRITRVEGRSGRLLVEDAHGAPPSVPFWRGEAPARTSELSEAVADLRQRLSDLLPTSKPVRTEIGHSEEGGSGERKTIRGLQFSPEIRNAIEWLKEEAGTDDAAAVQLIQYLLEGRVVLGAVPTQKRVIAERFFDEGGGMQLIIHAPFGGRINKAWGLALRKRFCRSFNFELQASATDDGINIALAEQHSFPLADVFHFLQPETVQDVVQQAALTGSPIFQTRWRWDANRSLALLRFQGGQKVPPQIQRMRGDDLLAGVFPDAAACQENIDGDIQVPDHPLVQEVMKDVLHEAMDVEGLKRVLGQLRDGSIETIAVDTPVPSQFSHEILNANPYAFLDDAPLEERRARAVQMRRTLPESVLEEVGKLDSAAIDLVREEARPDVREADDLHDVLQTLVALPIPLEMPGWERLSEAWSGFFEILARNRRAVTAISDRRLYWVASERARAFVAIFPDAQFDPAPPELSSPELPREDALKQMVSGWLSHCGPVSAHGLSATLGVPERDLDAALLRIEATGTALRGQFTEQKIYLEWCDRRLLARIHRLTVATLRKQVEPVTPAQFLRWLLRWQHVAPGSQLAGERGLLEALHQLQGFEIPANAWERQILSRRVREYDPTVLDHLCLTGAIAWGRLSPHPATVEPSDGRGRRVIPTSVAPITFFVREESDWMQPRRHGEEEEQEHGLSPVAREVLGFLRKRGASFFTDIVRGTGKLKSEVEMGLWELVAAGFVTADGFDNLRSLIDPKRRSGQGHGKTARPRHSAGRWSLLYLDDNIDGSETARQERRVEAVCWMLLRRYGIVFRELLARESGLTRWRDLQVAFRRLEDRGEVRGGRFVSGFIGEQFALPLAVESVREIRKIPTSGEIVTVSAADPVNLVGVIVPGERVPAISGRTVTYLDGVPYEPQEERMLPSVEQQIEASGD, from the coding sequence TTGCCGTTCCCAGAGCCTGTTCGGGCGGCCGTTTCGGCTACTACCGGCGAGGCTGGAATCGAGCGCGAGGCGCCGCTCATTATTCCGGAGACTCTCGCCTGGGCCCATCCGCTCGTCGCCGAGTGGTTCGTTCGCAAATTCGGCACTCCCACTGAGCCCCAGATCGAGGGCTGGCCCTGCATTCTCTCTGGGCGCCCCACACTGATTTCGGCACCAACCGGCTCTGGCAAAACCCTCGCGGCCTTTCTCGCGTGCATCGATCGCCTTGTTCGCAAGGCTCTATCCGGTGAACTTCGCGATCACACCGAGGTCCTCTACATCTCGCCACTCAAAGCGCTCGGCAACGACGTTCAGCGCAACCTCGAAGGCCCCTTAGGCGAGATTCAGGCGATGGCCGGAGCACGTGGCGTGCTCATGCCGACGATCCGCACTGCGGTTCGCACCGGCGACACCCTGATCGTCGAACGGCAGCGCATGCTGCGCAAACCGCCGCACATCCTCGTCACCACGCCGGAATCGCTTTACATCCTGCTCACTAGTGATCGCGGCCGCGGCATGTTGCGTGCCGTCGATACAGTGATCGTCGACGAGATCCACGCCGTTGCCGACGATAAGCGTGGCGCCCACCTTGCGCTGTCGCTCGAACGGCTCGACCATCTCATCGAACAGAGTCAGCTTCCGAAGCCGATTCGCATTGGCCTTTCGGCAACGCAAAAACCCATCGAAACAGTCGCCGACTTCCTCTATCCCGGCCAGCCCCACGACCTCGTCGTTAGCGACGACCAGGGACCCATAACCGGAGTTATCCCCGTAACCGCGAAGCGCAAACAGCACCGCTCCGTCGCCATTGTCGACGTCGGCCATCGGCGAAAGATGGACCTCGCGCTTGAGGTCCCAAGCACGGAACTGGGCCCCGTCGCAAGCAACGAAATGTGGGGCGAAATCTACGACCGGCTGGTCGCGCTTGCCAACGAGCACCGCTCGACATTGATATTCGTCAACACCCGCCGGCTCGCCGAGCGCGTTGCCTTCCATCTCGCCGAGCGCATGGGCGAGGAAAACGTCGCCGCGCATCACGGTTCCCTGTCGCGGAAGATTCGATTGACTGCCGAGCGCAAGTTGAAGAACGGTGAAATTCGAGTTCTCGTCGCAACCGCCTCCCTCGAACTCGGTATCGACGTCGGCTTCGTCGATCTCGTCTGCCAGATCGGCTCCCCACGCGCGATTGCCGTCGCCTTGCAGCGCATCGGCCGTGCAGGCCACTGGCGCGGAGCAGTTCCCAAGGGCCGCATCTTTGCGACCACACGCGACGAACTGATGGAATGCGCGGCTTTGGTGCGGGCCATCAAGCACGGCGACCTCGACCACCTGATGATCCCCGAGGCTCCTCTGGACATCCTCGCGCAGCAGATCGTCGCCACCTGTGCCTCGGATGAGTGGGACGAAGGCGCGCTTTACGACCTCGTTCGTCGTGCTTATCCCTATCGCAGCCTGTCGCGCGAAGATTACGCCAAGATACTCACGATGCTCTCCGAAGGCATAGCCGCCCGACGAGGCCGCTACGGGGCCTATCTCTATCGCGATCAGGTGAATCATCGTTTGCGCGCCCGTCGCGGTGCACGCCTGGCCGCCATCACCAGCGGCGGCGCCATTCCCGAAACTGCGCTCTTCAGCGTCGTCTCTATGCCCGAGGGAATTACGGTCGGGACTGTCGATGAGGACTTCGCCACAGAGAGCAACGCCGGCGACATTTTTCTGCTCGGCAACACTTCGTGGCGAATCACGCGTGTCGAGGGCCGCAGTGGCCGGCTGCTTGTCGAAGACGCGCACGGCGCTCCGCCCAGTGTTCCCTTCTGGCGCGGCGAGGCCCCCGCGCGAACCTCGGAACTGAGCGAGGCTGTCGCCGACCTGCGACAGAGGCTCAGCGACCTGCTGCCGACTTCCAAGCCGGTCAGAACTGAAATTGGACATTCTGAAGAAGGCGGATCAGGGGAACGCAAGACGATCCGCGGCCTGCAATTTTCGCCCGAGATTCGAAATGCCATCGAGTGGCTCAAGGAAGAAGCAGGAACGGACGATGCCGCAGCCGTCCAACTTATCCAATATCTCCTCGAAGGCCGTGTCGTTCTCGGCGCTGTCCCAACGCAGAAGCGCGTGATTGCCGAGCGGTTCTTCGACGAGGGCGGCGGAATGCAGTTGATCATTCACGCGCCTTTCGGCGGCCGCATCAACAAGGCATGGGGGCTGGCGCTGCGCAAACGGTTCTGTCGGTCCTTCAATTTCGAACTGCAGGCGTCAGCCACCGATGACGGCATCAACATCGCGCTCGCCGAACAGCACAGCTTCCCGCTCGCGGACGTCTTCCACTTTCTGCAACCGGAGACCGTGCAAGACGTCGTGCAGCAGGCCGCGCTCACCGGTTCCCCGATCTTCCAGACTCGCTGGCGTTGGGACGCGAATCGGTCGCTCGCTCTGCTGCGCTTCCAAGGAGGGCAGAAGGTTCCGCCTCAGATTCAGCGCATGCGTGGTGACGATCTTCTCGCGGGGGTCTTCCCCGACGCCGCTGCGTGCCAGGAAAACATCGACGGCGACATCCAGGTCCCTGACCATCCCCTCGTGCAGGAAGTGATGAAAGACGTGCTGCACGAGGCCATGGATGTCGAAGGCCTAAAGCGAGTGCTCGGCCAGCTTCGTGATGGATCAATCGAAACGATCGCCGTAGACACGCCGGTTCCCTCACAGTTTTCTCACGAAATCCTGAACGCGAACCCCTACGCTTTCCTCGATGACGCTCCGCTCGAGGAGCGACGCGCCCGCGCCGTGCAGATGCGCCGAACGCTGCCGGAGAGCGTGCTGGAAGAGGTCGGGAAACTCGACTCGGCGGCCATCGATCTCGTCCGCGAAGAGGCGCGCCCGGATGTGCGCGAAGCCGACGACCTGCACGATGTCCTGCAAACCCTGGTCGCCCTTCCCATTCCCCTCGAAATGCCCGGCTGGGAGCGCCTCTCTGAAGCATGGAGCGGCTTCTTCGAAATCCTCGCCCGCAATCGTCGCGCCGTGACCGCAATCAGTGACCGCCGACTGTATTGGGTAGCCAGCGAACGCGCTCGCGCGTTCGTGGCCATTTTCCCGGACGCACAATTTGATCCTGCACCACCGGAGCTAAGCAGCCCCGAACTTCCCCGCGAAGACGCCCTGAAGCAGATGGTCAGCGGTTGGCTTTCGCACTGCGGTCCGGTCAGCGCGCATGGACTGAGCGCGACATTGGGAGTTCCGGAGCGAGATCTCGATGCCGCCCTTCTGCGCATTGAAGCCACCGGCACGGCGCTTCGCGGACAATTCACCGAACAGAAAATCTATCTCGAGTGGTGCGATCGACGCCTCCTCGCACGTATTCACCGCCTCACCGTTGCGACTCTGCGCAAGCAAGTCGAACCGGTCACGCCCGCTCAGTTCTTGCGCTGGCTGCTCCGATGGCAGCACGTCGCACCCGGTTCGCAACTTGCCGGAGAACGCGGATTGCTCGAAGCGCTACACCAGTTGCAGGGCTTTGAAATCCCAGCCAATGCGTGGGAACGCCAGATCCTCTCGCGTCGTGTTCGCGAATACGATCCGACAGTTCTCGACCACCTCTGCCTTACCGGCGCCATCGCATGGGGCCGCTTATCCCCGCATCCTGCGACAGTTGAACCAAGTGACGGTCGCGGACGACGCGTGATTCCAACCAGCGTCGCTCCTATCACCTTTTTCGTCCGCGAAGAGTCGGACTGGATGCAGCCCCGACGTCACGGCGAAGAAGAAGAGCAGGAGCACGGGTTGAGTCCGGTCGCGCGCGAGGTGCTCGGGTTCCTTCGCAAACGCGGCGCATCGTTCTTCACCGACATCGTCCGCGGCACCGGCAAACTGAAGTCAGAGGTCGAAATGGGTCTCTGGGAACTCGTGGCGGCCGGCTTCGTCACCGCCGATGGTTTCGACAACCTGCGCTCGCTCATCGATCCCAAGCGTCGCTCAGGCCAGGGACACGGGAAAACAGCGCGCCCGCGCCATTCCGCCGGCCGCTGGTCCCTTCTCTACCTCGACGACAACATCGACGGCTCCGAAACCGCCCGGCAGGAGCGCCGTGTCGAAGCGGTCTGCTGGATGCTCTTACGACGCTACGGAATCGTCTTTCGCGAACTACTGGCACGCGAAAGCGGCCTGACCCGCTGGCGCGACTTGCAGGTCGCCTTCCGCCGCCTCGAAGACCGCGGCGAGGTTCGCGGCGGACGCTTCGTCTCGGGTTTCATCGGCGAGCAATTCGCCTTGCCGCTGGCCGTAGAAAGCGTTCGTGAAATTCGCAAAATTCCGACCAGCGGGGAAATTGTAACCGTATCCGCCGCCGACCCTGTGAACCTCGTCGGTGTCATCGTCCCCGGCGAGCGCGTCCCCGCAATCTCAGGCCGCACCGTGACCTACCTTGACGGCGTTCCTTACGAACCGCAGGAAGAACGCATGCTGCCGTCGGTCGAGCAGCAAATTGAAGCCAGCGGCGACTGA